A genomic window from Lotus japonicus ecotype B-129 chromosome 1, LjGifu_v1.2 includes:
- the LOC130728083 gene encoding leucine-rich repeat receptor-like protein kinase PXC2, with translation MMMQFSKCIHLLLFLIVFVQVLLPVFSGGPGFSDDVLGLIVFKAGLQDPNHRLSSWNEDDYSPCNWEGVKCDPSTNRVSSLILDGFSLSGHVDRGLLNLQSLQILSLSGNNFTGPINPDLPHLWNLQVVDFSDNNLSGTIPEGFFQQCGSLRSVSFAKNNLTGKIPDSLTSCNTLLTVNFSSNQLYGELPSGVWSLRGLQSLDLSNNLLEGVIPEGIQNLYDMRELRLQKNHFTGKVPEDIGWCILLKSLDLSDNFLSGELPQSMQRLTSCKSLSLNGNSFTGSIPEWIGELKDLETLDLSANRFSGWVPNSLGNLDSLKRLNLSRNQFTGNLPDSMVNCTMLLALDISHNQLEGLLPSWIFGMDLQSISLSGNSFNPSLKSTPSYYHGIEVLDLSSNAFSGELPSGIGSLISLQVLNMSTNNISGPIPVGLGELKSTYIIDLSRNKLNGSIPSEIAGAISLIELRLQKNHLGGRIPAQIEKCLSLKSLILSHNKLTGSIPAAIANLTNLQHVDFSWNELSGSLPKELTNLSHLLSFNVSHNHFQGELPVGGFFNTISSSSVAGNRLLCGSVVNHSCPSVHPKPIVLNPNSSGSNSSIASHNHRHKIILSISALIAIGAAAFIAIGVVAITVLNVRVRSSMARSAAPFAFSAGEDYSNSPANDPNYGKLVMFSGDADFADGAHNLLNKDSEIGRGGFGVVYRTFLRDGHAVAIKKLTVSSLIKSQEEFEREVKKLGKIRHQNVVALEGYYWTSSLQLLIYEYLSKGSLHKLLHDDDNSKNVFSWRQRFKIILGMAKGLAHLHEMNMIHYNLKSTNVLIDCSGEPKIGDFGLVKLLPMLDHCVLSSKIQSALGYMAPEFACRTVKITEKCDVYGFGILILEVVTGKRPVEYMEDDVVVLCELVRGALEEGKVEQCVDGRLLGNFAAEEAIPVMKLGLICASQVPSNRPDMAEVLNILELIQCPSEGQEELE, from the exons atgatgatgcaatTCAGCAAATGCATACATCTATTGTTGTTTCTGATTGTTTTTGTTCAAGTTCTGCTACCAGTGTTCTCTGGTGGCCCTGGTTTCAGTGATGATGTATTGGGGTTGATTGTGTTCAAAGCTGGTTTACAAGACCCAAATCACAGACTCTCTTCATGGAATGAGGATGATTACAGTCCCTGCAACTGGGAAGGTGTGAAATGTGATCCTTCCACCAACAGGGTCTCTTCTCTTATCCTTGATGGGTTCTCTCTTTCTGGGCATGTTGATAGAGGCCTCTTGAATTTGCAGTCCCTTCAAATTCTCTCACTTTCTGGTAACAACTTCACAGGGCCTATAAACCCTGATCTCCCTCACCTTTGGAATCTGCAAGTTGTGGATTTCAGTGACAACAATCTCTCTGGGACAATCCCAGAAGGGTTTTTTCAACAATGTGGGTCTCTCAGATCAGTTTCCTTTGCTAAGAACAACCTCACAGGTAAGATTCCTGATTCTTTAACCTCCTGCAACACATTGTTAACTGTTAACTTTTCATCCAATCAACTTTATGGAGAATTGCCATCTGGGGTGTGGTCTTTGAGGGGATTGCAATCACTTGATCTGTCAAATAACCTTCTTGAGGGAGTGATTCCTGAGGGAATTCAGAATCTTTATGATATGAGGGAGTTGAGGTTACAGAAGAATCATTTTACTGGGAAAGTTCCTGAGGATATTGGATGGTGCATACTTCTGAAATCACTTGACTTGAGTGACAATTTTCTCTCCGGGGAGCTTCCTCAGTCGATGCAAAGACTCACTTCATGCAAATCACTTAGTTTGAATGGAAATTCATTCACAGGAAGCATTCCTGAATGGATTGGAGAGTTGAAAGATCTAGAGACATTGGATCTTTCTGCAAATAGATTTTCTGGTTGGGTTCCAAATTCATTAGGAAATCTAGACTCACTGAAAAGATTAAATTTATCCAGGAACCAGTTCACAGGAAACTTGCCTGATTCAATGGTGAATTGCACTATGCTTTTGGCTCTTGATATCAGCCACAATCAGTTagaaggccttcttccttcaTGGATTTTTGGGATGGATTTACAAAGTATCTCTCTTTCTGGGAACAGCTTCAATCCTTCACTCAAGTCCACACCTTCATATTATCATGGTATTGAGGTTTTGGATTTGTCATCCAATGCATTTTCTGGTGAACTCCCATCTGGGATTGGTAGTCTTATTAGTTTGCAAGTGTTAAATATGTCCACGAACAATATATCTGGTCCTATTCCTGTGGGCTTAGGAGAACTTAAATCAACATACATTATTGATTTAAGTCGTAACAAACTTAATGGAAGCATCCCTTCTGAAATAGCCGGAGCAATTTCGCTCATTGAACTGAGGTTACAAAAGAACCACCTAGGTGGGAGAATTCCAGCCCAAATTGAGAAGTGTTTATCTCTAAAATCTTT GATTCTTTCTCACAACAAGCTTACTGGTTCAATCCCTGCAGCCATTGCAAACCTAACCAATCTTCAACATGTAGATTTTTCATGGAATGAACTCTCTGGAAGTTTACCCAAGGAGCTGACAAATCTTTCCCATCTTTTATCATTTAATGTATCCCACAACCACTTTCAAGGTGAGCTACCAGTTGGTGGCTTCTTCAATACCATCTCTTCCTCTTCTGTAGCGGGTAACCGACTGTTGTGTGGTTCTGTTGTCAACCACTCCTGCCCATCTGTTCACCCAAAACCTATTGTATTAAATCCCAATTCTTCCGGTTCCAACTCTAGCATTGCCTCGCACAATCATCGCCACAAGATCATACTGAGTATATCGGCTCTTATTGCTATTGGAGCAGCTGCTTTTATTGCCATTGGTGTGGTGGCTATTACTGTCCTAAACGTCCGTGTGCGTTCTTCAATGGCGCGTTCCGCAGCTCCGTTTGCATTCTCTGCTGGTGAGGACTATAGTAATTCACCGGCAAATGATCCAAACTACGGCAAGCTTGTCATGTTTTCTGGTGATGCAGACTTTGCTGATGGAGCCCATAACCTTCTTAACAAAGACAGTGAAATAGGACGTGGCGGGTTTGGAGTTGTTTACCGCACATTCCTTCGAGACGGACACGCTGTTGCAATCAAAAAGCTTACAGTCTCAAGTTTGATCAAGTCTCAAGAAGAATTTGAGAGGGAAGTTAAAAAGCTTGGGAAGATCAGGCACCAGAATGTTGTAGCACTCGAAGGTTATTATTGGACTTCATCCTTGCAGCTACTCATTTACGAGTACCTATCGAAAGGAAGTTTGCATAAGCTTCTACATGATGATGATAACAGCAAAAATGTCTTCTCGTGGCGACAAAGGTTCAAGATTATCCTCGGCATGGCGAAAGGGTTAGCCCATTTGCACGAGATGAACATGATCCACTACAATCTCAAATCAACCAATGTTCTGATTGATTGTTCTGGTGAGCCAAAAATCGGAGATTTCGGCTTGGTGAAGCTCTTGCCAATGTTAGACCACTGTGTTCTGAGCAGCAAGATTCAAAGCGCGCTCGGATACATGGCGCCTGAGTTTGCTTGCCGCACAGTTAAGATAACCGAGAAATGCGACGTGTACGGTTTCGGGATCCTGATTCTCGAGGTCGTGACCGGAAAAAGACCGGTGGAGTACATGGAGGATGATGTTGTGGTTCTGTGTGAATTGGTGAGGGGTGCATTGGAGGAAGGGAAAGTGGAGCAATGTGTTGATGGGAGGCTATTGGGTAATtttgctgcggaggaagcgatTCCTGTGATGAAATTGGGGTTGATTTGTGCCTCACAAGTGCCATCAAACCGTCCTGATATGGCTGAGGTATTGAATATATTGGAGTTAATCCAATGCCCTTCAGAAGGACAAGAGGAATTAGAGTGA